The Photobacterium sp. CCB-ST2H9 DNA segment ACCACCATCGCGACTGCCAGTAACAGGCTGAAGCTGATTCCCCAAAGCACCACCAGATTAGCTGGTGACAACTGAGCCTGAAACAACATTTGCTGCGAATGATATCGCCAGATCAGTCGCATGCCTGCCGCGCTGTAACCCAGATAAAACACCACCAGCAGCCCGGCTGCCAGATAATGTCGCATCACCGGCTGGATTTCAGCCGGTGACCAGAGCAAATCCGCACACAGCAGACTCATAACAACGAGCGGAACGAAATGAATGCCATCCCGTCGTGTGACTGATTTTCCGGTAATACACTGGCGGATAAAAAGTAAAAAGAGTACCGGATAGAGCACGGGCCACATCATATTCAGACGCGATGTCAGCCAATGTTCATGCCATGCCAGCAACAGACTCAAATCGATTGCAAAACACAGATGAATCACGGCCAGCAGCCAAAACGATCCCTGCTCCCTGCTTTTCTTCACTAAAAAAATACCAAGAACGATACTTTGAATGATTCCCGCGACAAGAATTGCAGTCACCATGACAGCCTCCATCACATACTGTTTATTCCTTTGACCGACTGATTATGAACAGAAAAGGCGTCGATAACTGTGACAGTTTGAGTCTTATGCACCCGATTGATTTATTGATATGATGTCGCCCTTCAATGAAAGCAGGAACACCGGCCGAAAAAATATGGCTTCGGCTTTGTCTCACGGAAAAGGAACTCCGATTGATTTATAAACGCCTGATTGAATTACTCTCGCCGTACAAAGGATTGCCGGGAGATATCTATTCTATTGCCGTCGCACGATTCATTCTTGGTCTTGGAAATTTCATTATTCCGTTTATGACCCTCTTACTGACTCAAAAGCAGGGCTATTCCACGACGATTGCCGGTACGCTGGTCATGGTTGTCACCGGGACATATATGATGGGGGGATTAATTGGCGGGAAACTCTCAGACACCTTTGGTCATAAACGCACCATGGTCTGGGGGGAGTTATTCGGCGCACTGGTGTTACTGGTTTGCGGGTTCTTTTCCGAACACCACGTGATTGCTCCCGCGCTCATGTTTCTTGCTTATTTCTTTATCGGTATTGCCTTGCCGGCCAGCAACGCATTGGTTGCAGACCACTCCAACCCACAGAACCGGGATGCGGTGATGTCGCTCAGCTACCTTGCTTATAATCTGGGTTCTGCCGTCGGCCCCGTGGTCGCCGGCTACCTCTTCTGGCATCACACCGCCTGGATCTACTGGGGGAACGGCTTCGCTGTACTGATCGGCATTCTTATCGTGATGTACCGCGTCAGTGACGAGCATCATACCACCGAAAACACTGAACTTTCTGCATTGGAACAAGCAACTGACAGCTCGGTATGGACTGTATTTCGCGAACGTCCGAGACTGCTGGTCTTTGGCGGACTCTGTACACTACTCTGGTTCGCACTGAATCAGATGACGATGACCGGCCCTTTGTATTTCAGTCATGTGTTCGCACAGGATGGCGCGGTCTTATTCGGACAACTCATGACGTTTGCCAGCGTCGTCGTTGTGGTTGCCACCCCGTTGCTGATGCGGCTCACCAACAATCAAAGTGAACTCAGCAGTCTGGCAATTGCCGGGGGGCTGTTCGCCATCGGCTATGCCATGATCATGCAATGGACAGCTGTCTGGGTGATCTTTTTCGCCTGGTTCCTGTTATCTGCCGCCGAAGTCTTCCTGCTGACGAAAGAAGGAGTCTATCTGGCAAACCATTCGCCCAGCAGTCACCGAGGACGGATCAGCGGTATTTTGATCACGATCCGAAACATTGGATTGATGCCCACATATGTCTTCATCGGTGCCTATATTCAAAGTAATGGTTATACAAATGCCTAGATGATGATTATCAGCGTGGCAGCTCTGGCTGCGACAGGATTCTGGCTGCTTGCGTTGCAACAACGGTCAGCACCAGAATCAACCGCGGCCCCTGCGGCAATCGTTCCGACGGAAGATGGACACTGATACGTCAGATTCAGGCATCGGATGCCATTTCTAATAAATAGATCAATCACTTTGCTTTCAAAGCAAAGCGGCAGGTACACTGCATGAAACATTGAACATGGAAGCCACAATGAATATTGACGTTTCAACCATGGCGCCCAGCCATATTTATCATCTGATGACCCAAACCATCGTCCCTCGCCCGGTGGCCTGGGTTCTGACCGATGCAGGTGATGCAAATTACAACCTGGCGCCATTTTCATATTTCACGGCCGTTTCAAGCAATCCGCCCCTACTCATGCTCTCCGTCGGCAAGAAACCCAACGGTGACATCAAAGACACCACGCGTAATGTCATGGCGACGGGCCGTCTCGTGATTCATATCGCTCCGGCAGAACTGGGGGAACAGGTCACGGCGACCTCTGCAACCCTGGATCACCGAGTCTCTGAAGTGGAAGCCAATCAGATTGAGCTGGCGGAATTAGAGGGATTCGAACTGCCGCGTGTTGCAGCCTGTCCGGTTGCATTCGGCTGCACACTCTTTGAAATCAAAGAGATTGGCAACACCCCGCAAAGCCTGATCTTCGCTGAAATTGAGCAGATCTATCTGGATGAAAACATGATTGACCGCAACAGTGAACGACTCAAGATAGATGCGCTCAAACTTGATCCGATTTCTCGCCTTGGTGGATCGGAATACGCCCGGCTGGGCGATGTATTCACCGTAAAACGTCCTGATTAATCCAACAGCAGAGCACGCAAATATGACCTTAGATAATCGCCATACCTCAACCATTCAAGAACGCATCGACCAAAAAACGAAACCCACAGGTTCACTGGGACAACTCGAATCCACGGCTTTACAGCTTGCACTGATTCAAAGTCAGGGACAGCAGAACGCTGTCCGTCAGATTCACCTGAATCAGCCGACGATGCTGCTGTTTGCCGGAGATCACGGCATTGCGAAAGAAGGCGTTAGCATTGCTCCGAGTGAAGTCACACAGCAAATGGTGCTGAATTTTCTTGCCGGCGGTGCGGCGATTAACCAGTTTTGCCGGTTAAATGCGATCGACCTGAAGGTCATTGACTGCGGGATTCTGCTGCCGGTCGATACCGACAATCCAAATTTCATTCTGCAGCGTCTGGGGACCAGAACCCAGAATCTTGCCCAGCAGGCGGCTATGACTGAAGCGCAGGTCGCACAGGGGCTGGAACTGGGGGGCGCAATTGCACGACAAACCATCGAATCTGGCTGTAATTTACTGATGTTTGGTGAGATGGGCATTGGGAATACCAGCAGTGCTTCTGCACTCCTGGCAGCGCTCAGCCAAACCAACGTCGCCTATTGTGTCGGAAAAGGCACAGGCATTAACGATGCGCAGCTGCTGAACAAAGTCAGCCTGATTCGTCAGGGGGTTACCCGATATACTGAAAACGGAGAACCTGATGCATTCAGAGCGCTGGCTGAGCTGGGCGGTTTTGAAATTGTTCAGATGGTCGGTGCTTTTCTTGCCGCCAGTGAGCAGCGTGTCCCTGTACTCGTCGACGGGTTCATTGTGTCTGTCGCCGCTTATATCGCAACGCTGCTCAATCCGGATGCACGGGATATCATGATTTTTGCGCACCGTTCTGAAGAACAGGGACACCAGAAAGTGTTAGCCCTGCTGGAAGCTGTGCCATTACTGGATTTGGGATTGCGACTGGGTGAAGGTACAGGGGCTGCTCTGGCATATCCGCTCCTGCAGGCCAGCGCTGAATTTTACAATCACATGGCCAGTTTTGCCGATGCCGGAGTGACGGTATAAATGTTCAGCCTTCGCTATCAGGCGCAACTGTTTTGTCTGGCGGTTTCATTTTTCAGCCGCCTGCCGATTCCGGCATCGACGCCCTATTCGGACGAACGTATGAACCGTGCAGGGCGATATTTTGCTTTAGTCGGACTGTTGCTGGGCACTCTTTGCGCGGCCATCTATTCGGTGGCCGCTCACTGGTTTCCCGCACAGATTGCGGTTTTTCTCGTCATGGTCTGCAGTTTAATGCTGACGGGGGCCTTTCATGAAGACGGTTTGACCGACATGGCAGATGGTATCGGTGGCGGCATGACCACAGAACGCCGCCTGACCATCATGAAAGACAGCCGTATCGGTACCTATGGTGCTGCGACCCTCATCATGGCTTTGCTGGGCAAGTTCATCATGCTCAGCTATCTGGCCACAGAAACCGGACTGGTTGAGGTATTGATTGTCGCCTACACGCTCAGCCGTGCTGTGGCAGCAACGCTGATTTTTGATATGCGCTATGTCAGCGAATCTGACACCAGCAAAAGCAAACCACTTGCCAATGCCCAAACAGTTCCTGAACTCCTCTGCCTGATTGCAACGGGTGCACTGGTCTGCCTGTTCTTCACGCCTCAGTCAGCAATCGCCCTGCTCATCACTGCCGGGTTGTTTCGCTTCGCTTTTAAAGCCTGGCTGAATATAAGACTTGGCGGATTTACCGGAGATTGTCTTGGCGCAGCGCAGCAGTTGATGGAGCTGTTGATCTACCTGATCCTGATTGCCTCCATCTATCATCAGGGGGTGTAACATGGCGATCATGTCAAAGGTCAGTCTGGTCCTGGGCGGAGCGCGCTCAGGCAAATCATCCTTTGCAGAAAAACTGGCACAGCAAAAACTGAGCCCGGGGAAATCACTGCATTATGTCGCCACTGCAACAGCATTTGATGAAGAGATGCAGGCGCGAATCCAACATCATCAGCAACAAAGGGGCGATCATTGGATTGAGCATGAATGTCCGCTGGCATTGCCCGCACTGCTCAGCATCCTGACGTCTGATGATGTCGTGCTGATCGAATGTCTGACGCTGTGGCTCAATAACCTGATTTTTTCACTGGGAGAAAGGTGCAGTCATGACGCATTGGAAGAACAGATTGCGGATCTCATGGATGCAGTCAGAACCTGTCCTGCGGAGCTGATTTTTGTCTCGAACGAAGTCGGTCTCGGCATCGTTCCGCTGGGTGAAATCAGTCGTTATTTCGTCGACAATGCCGGCCGCATGAATCAGCAGATTGCCGCCATCGCTGAGGACGTCACCTTTGTTGCGGCAGGACTACCGCTGAAGCTGAAAGAGGCGTCAAAGTGACAACATTCACCATCACGCTCGTCCGGCACGGGAAAGTCAACGGACCGGCGGCTTTATACGGCTCAACAGATGTTGATGTTCAGGAAGACATCAATCAGGCCATCGCCAGTAAAATCAGACATCAACCTATTTCTTTCGAAACCGTTATCAGTTCGCCGCTGCGTCGCTGTTGGTCGCTTGCCAACCAGTTGGACACAGAGCAGCCATTGATCTCCGAACCCGGATTTCAGGAAATGCACTTCGGTCTGCTTGATGGCATCCCCTTTGACCTGGTCACAAAAGACAGCCCTGAATGGCAGCAACTGGAGCAGTTCTGGCAAAACCCGGCCAGTACCCGTTTGCCGGAAGCCGAAACGCTTGAAGACTTTTACCAGCGCGTCTCGGATTGCTGGTCTCAACAAATTGCACGGCTGAAGGGGAATGTGCTGATTGTCACCCACGGCGGTGTGATTCGTGCCATTCTTGCCGACGTGCTCGGCCTCGACTGGCGAAATCCGGCCTGGTACTCAGGCTTATCCATCAGCAATGGCAGCATCACACAGATTCAGGTGACGCATTACGACAACCAGATGTATTTTGCCGTCAAACAAATTGGTTCGGTGCTGAACTGACGATTCACAATCATTAAAAAACCGGAAACCACACGGTGGCTTCCGGTTGTTCTTACAAAAGAGGCTGATTTAACTCAATTAAACGCCTGTACTTTCTTTTCTCACAGAGACCTGGACATCAGTCAGACCTGCGTCTTCCAGCTGATCTTTGATGCTTTTCTCCATGGTCGCCATGTTGCTGTCGCCTTGAGGCAGCGGAATTTCTTCAAAGTACAATTCACCGGTGAACTGATCTTCTGCGTAGAACTGACCTTTGATTCTGGCTTTCTTCGGTGACAACACTTTACCCAGCCAGTAACGGGTGTCGTAAGAACCCGCGTTTTGCGCGATCCAGTTCCAGTCCCAGGTTTTGTTCATGCCCGTGATATCACGGTGATCCCACTGGAATTCCAGACTCTTCTCTTGACCTGCAAAACGGCCAATCGCAAAGGTCGTGCTGAAATCAGGTCTGTCTTCCGGATGCCACAGCAGACCATTGCCTGACCAGCGCATGAAGCCGTCGAAGCCCAGCTCATAAGATACATCGGCATCGAACACGTACGGGTAAGAAATATCAGCACGATACACATTCAGCAGCACTTTCAGTGCGCTGTTCGCAGGCACAGTCGGTCTGGCCTGAATGGTCACACGGTTGCTTTCTTCACCGCCGCTGGTACTGCCCCATCCTTGTGTCGCGCCAATAGTGACCTGAATCGACTTATCAACACCACCTGTCACGTTCGGGCTTTTAAACGTACTGCTCACTGCAACACTTTCACTGAAACTGTAACTGTTGTTTTGTGACCAGCTTGTCGAGGTGTTGTAGCTGATATCGATCACATACTGCTGCTCAATACTGGTTTTATTGATCGCCGTCGACGAAATGGTATTCACCAGTTTACTGTTCGAATTCACAACAGAACCATCGACTTTAAAAGACTTCGGATCCATGGTGTACGAGAAGTTTTTCACCGAAATGGTGCTCATATCCTGACAACGGTACCCTTCACACGGGCCATCATTCCCACGGATCTTCCACGCATTTGCATTGCTGTCCCACCAGACTTTCATGTCTTCACCGACCTGAGAACCTTTCGGACCGCCAACCCAGGCATAACCCATATGGTGTGCCAGGTATGCGGCAGGCAGAATGAAATTATCCTGATCATTGACCAGCGTCCATTCAACCCGCTCTTTCGAGCCCTCATCAATGGTGACAGAAGGGAAAGTTAAAATGTTGGTTTCTGCATTCAACGGATAACAGGCTGTATGATCAGCGCTGCCTTCCTTGATTTCACCCTGATAACCCGGGCCCATGATGATCCAGCCATCAGCCAGCGTGACATAAGACCATTTGCCGATTTTATTCATGATCGAATCGCGGAAACGCAATGCTTCAGCACGTGTTACCGGTCTGAAATCCGCTTTACAAACTTCAGGCCCAAGGTTGTAGTGAATTTCTACTTCCTCAGGATAGAAAGCACTGGTTTCCAAAGCAGCCGCGGCTGAAATGTGACCAAATGGTATTAAAAATATGAAAGGTGCTATTTGTTTTTTCATTTTTGCCTTCTTGTTCATTGTTATTTTTGTATCAATAAATTCGCACAAGCCAATGAATAATACATTGTGCACATATGCATTAATTCTTATACCAACCCAATGTTTTTCGAGTCAACAAAATATTTATCCTCAAAAAACTTTATTATGTTAATGAAATAATCTGAAACAATTGTTGATTTATTTATCTGAAAATTCAGATATTATAAAAATATAATAATTAGTTTTATATTTAACCCAATAAATCCGACAACAAACAAACATAAAAACAAACAGTTAACTCATCATTGCATATAGAACGCTCGGTTTGTTTAGGACATAAAACCAATTCAAAATGTTAAATTTTAAATAGTAAACCCAAAAACCACGTTGAAAATTCATCTTAACCAGAATAAAAACCTGACGCCATAATTGTGATCTGACGTAGACTTTTCCACTCCGTAACCATCTTCCCATGCTTATGCATTGTTTCTAAAAAATAATCGGATCAGCTGATTTTCATCCTAAATCACTTGATAAACAAAACTTCTCTGTTGTTCATTCTGGTCTATGCTGTAAAAGCCATTCAATTAACAAGGATATATATAATGAATAAATGCCTGCTGACAAGAGAGAATATTGAGGCTTTCGAGGGCATCGAAAAAACCCACTTTCTGAACCCTAAGGCCCAGCGTGTAAATAAGTCACTTGGTGATCTGACCGGACTGACCGGGATTGGAGTTCACTTGATTGAAGTTCAGCCTGGCATGCTGACCACAGAATTTCATCGCCATTATTTTGAAGATGAATGTGTCTATATTCTCGAAGGCACAGCCGAGGCCAGAATCGGAAAGCACTATTACTCGGTCAGCGCCGGGGATTTTATCGGCTACAAAGCCGGCGGCGAAGCACATAGTCTTTTGAACACTGGCCACACAGTTCTGAAGTGTCTGGTCATCGGCCAACGCCTTCCACATGATGTTGCTGATTATCCGGATTTAGGTAAAAGAATATACCGAAATCAGGAGATGGCCTGGAATCTGGTTGATATCTCAAAGATCGAAATGCCTGATGCCGGAAAGAAATAACAGTCTACTCATTTCAGGAAGCATGTGTTCAAATCTTTATTTGAAAGAACAAATCTGCGCTCGTCTATCTTAAATCACGGAGGAAAGATGAAACTTGCACAACTGAATATTGCGCTTTCTAAATATCCGATGGATGCTCCTGAAATCAAAGACTTTGTTGATAACCTTGAACCGGTCAACAGCATTGCGGATCAAAGTGATGGCTTTGTCTGGCGGCTGCAAGATGACTCTGGAGATGCCACCAGCATCAATGCCTTTGATAATCCCGATATGCTGATCAATATGTCAGTATGGGACTCTGTGGATGCACTCAAAAATTTTATGTTCAGGACACATCACCGCGAGATCATGCGACGTAAGAGTGAATGGTTCTATCGTTCTGCCGAGGATACCTATGTGCTGTGGTGGATTGCTGACGATCATATCCCCACGATAGAAGAAGCAAAGCTGCGTCTCGATTATCTGAGACACAATGGTGACAGCCCTTATGCGTTCACCTTCAAGAGCAACTATACCCCGGAAGACGCTGCCACCTTCAAACTGGAAGTCTGATCCCATCGTTTCAGGAGATCACAGCGGCAGCCGACCCTTCAGCTATGCTTATGGCATGAGACTGATTTTAAGACTCTCTTAGTTCAGAGAAAGGAATCCACATGTCAGATAAGCAGCCGCTGGACCTGAAATCGACCTGTCTCCGCTTACGCAGCGACGCCAGCATCGAACCCTTAACCATTGATGATACCTTCTGGCCCCGCCTGATGGCCGGGCAACTGGGCGATTTTCATCACGAGTATCTCGTCAGCCTATACGATTTCTCGGAAGACTGGCCCAGCAGTGAAGTGCACCCGAAAGGTGATGAAGTCGTGATTCTGCTGGCTGGCGCAGCAACATTTTTCCTTGAATATCCGGAAGGTGTTCAGGAAGTTGCCTTACATGAGCCCGGTTCCTTTGTTTTTGTACCGCAAGGCACCTGGCATACGGCAAAAATCAAGTTATGGGCACGCATGTTGTTTATTACGGCCGGTGAAGATACACAGCATCGCCCGCACAAATAAAATCAAAACATCAGGGCACGCAACGTGCCCTTTCTCTTTCCGAAGATTCCATACCGGAAATTCATGACCGCGCTTCGCTTCCCCTATCTGGCAGCATCACTGGGCTCAAGTTCATTCTGCAACGCCTCACCCGAACTACGCTTCGTCAGCAATCAGTTGATCGTCATACCGACGGGCTGGATTTTCAGACCGCATATGCAATATATTGAGTTCGCCAGTTTTTCACCCGATGACTGATGTGATGGCCCGGCAAGCCACTTCAATTGAATATTAAGAGTCCGATATGCAAGATTTTTCTTTCCTGTGGCCGATTCTGGCCTTGCTGACCCTGGGCGCGATGACGCCAGGTCCTTCATTTCTGCTGGTCGCACAAACGGCAATGTCTCATTCAAGACGGCATGCCTTCGCAATTGCTTTGGGGATGGGGTGCGGCGCTCTGATTTTTGCCTTGCTTGCCTCTTTCGGACTGGTGACATTATTTACCCTAATTCCAGAGCTCTACATCACTTTCAAAGTGCTGGGTGGCGCGTACCTCTGCGTTTTAGCGTACCGTATTTGGAAACAAGGCAATCAACAGTCCGTACCCAGCCAGACTCAGAACAGACAGAAAAGCAGCCTGGCATCTTTTTTCTATGGCTTAACCACACAGCTGAGCAATCCCAAAACAGCGATGGTGTTCAGCAGTGTATTTGCTGCACTCTTACCGGCTGACGTTCCCGCCATGACGCCATTCATCCTGAGCACAGGCGTTTTTCTGTCTAACTTCGGCTGGTATGCCATTGTTGCGACAGTGCTTTCCACCCCTAAAGCGCAACGGCTTTATCTCAGATTCAAACGTGCCTTTTGCCGCACCGCCGGCGCTTTGTTAGGTGCATTTGGAGCGAAGTTAATTGTATCGACAACGCCTTAAACAAGGCGCTTAAACAAAGGTTGGAGGTTCGCTGAGCTCTTCTGCGGATACATCCGGAAATCATGTAAAAGCCCTCATCACGCATCGCGAGGCAAATGAAAACGGCACCAAACCGGTGCCGTTTGTTACTTCTGTTCCACCCTTCGATTAAGGCGTTGTCAGGGATAACTGTATATGGTCCAAATGTACATCCGACATACTGCCGGCTTTCTTCACCGCACGAAGAGTCAGTTTCACTGCACGGGTATCTGCCGGTAACAACAGCGTTGAATCATACTGCTGCCATTGCTGCTTTTTGCTTTCTGTCTTTACAGTACCTGGCTGACCGATTGCATTCCCGCTGCCATCCAGTGGTTGCAGGCTCACGATCGCATGATCGCCATCGCCCCAGCCGTTGCTGTTGAAGCTCAACCGGACAAATGCAAGCGACTGATCAATCGCACTGCTGTATGAACTGACGTCAATCGTCTGACTCAGATCATCATAAGCAGCACCGCCCGCTGCGGTATCATTCGGACGCGCACTGAAGTAATACTGCCCTTCGGCTGGTGTAATATTGTCAATTTCGTCTAATACCCGCCAGTAGCCTTGTTCCAGGGTCCAGCCCGACAAATCCTGCGCTTCTGCGCCACCGTTCTGAACCGGCAGCGCTGTGGTGACTCCGGCATCGATCGATAATGTTGCGGTATCACTCCAGTCAGACCACCCCAGGTTGGCATTCCGGACTCTGGCGCGCCAGTACCAGGTATCGCCGGGAAACAGCGTCAGAACCGGCGCAGAACTGCCCTTGAACGGATCCCGGAACGAGTCATGGGAATGCTCTGAATCTCTTTTCTGCCACTTATGGGTTTCATCATTCCCCATTTTCAGCTGACCGGAAAAATCAGCCAGACTGATTCTCGTCAGATCAACTCCGGCCTGTGTATCGACCGGTGTGCCCTGAAT contains these protein-coding regions:
- a CDS encoding helix-turn-helix domain-containing protein, with protein sequence MVTAILVAGIIQSIVLGIFLVKKSREQGSFWLLAVIHLCFAIDLSLLLAWHEHWLTSRLNMMWPVLYPVLFLLFIRQCITGKSVTRRDGIHFVPLVVMSLLCADLLWSPAEIQPVMRHYLAAGLLVVFYLGYSAAGMRLIWRYHSQQMLFQAQLSPANLVVLWGISFSLLLAVAMVVPQASVNTQLPLPHLAISLVLFVITCCLLIHPGLLQFEVMAGPDLDKSEAQPDALMQAISHDILAIMDERQYFLNADISLSSLAQELGVKPYLLTQAINQVLGVKFYDLVNERRITHVCELLLKRPSRPVLEMAFEAGFNSKSTFNAAFKKYQQCTPSQYKARIQSPN
- a CDS encoding MFS transporter, with the protein product MIYKRLIELLSPYKGLPGDIYSIAVARFILGLGNFIIPFMTLLLTQKQGYSTTIAGTLVMVVTGTYMMGGLIGGKLSDTFGHKRTMVWGELFGALVLLVCGFFSEHHVIAPALMFLAYFFIGIALPASNALVADHSNPQNRDAVMSLSYLAYNLGSAVGPVVAGYLFWHHTAWIYWGNGFAVLIGILIVMYRVSDEHHTTENTELSALEQATDSSVWTVFRERPRLLVFGGLCTLLWFALNQMTMTGPLYFSHVFAQDGAVLFGQLMTFASVVVVVATPLLMRLTNNQSELSSLAIAGGLFAIGYAMIMQWTAVWVIFFAWFLLSAAEVFLLTKEGVYLANHSPSSHRGRISGILITIRNIGLMPTYVFIGAYIQSNGYTNA
- a CDS encoding flavin reductase family protein, which encodes MNIDVSTMAPSHIYHLMTQTIVPRPVAWVLTDAGDANYNLAPFSYFTAVSSNPPLLMLSVGKKPNGDIKDTTRNVMATGRLVIHIAPAELGEQVTATSATLDHRVSEVEANQIELAELEGFELPRVAACPVAFGCTLFEIKEIGNTPQSLIFAEIEQIYLDENMIDRNSERLKIDALKLDPISRLGGSEYARLGDVFTVKRPD
- the cobT gene encoding nicotinate-nucleotide--dimethylbenzimidazole phosphoribosyltransferase, whose amino-acid sequence is MTLDNRHTSTIQERIDQKTKPTGSLGQLESTALQLALIQSQGQQNAVRQIHLNQPTMLLFAGDHGIAKEGVSIAPSEVTQQMVLNFLAGGAAINQFCRLNAIDLKVIDCGILLPVDTDNPNFILQRLGTRTQNLAQQAAMTEAQVAQGLELGGAIARQTIESGCNLLMFGEMGIGNTSSASALLAALSQTNVAYCVGKGTGINDAQLLNKVSLIRQGVTRYTENGEPDAFRALAELGGFEIVQMVGAFLAASEQRVPVLVDGFIVSVAAYIATLLNPDARDIMIFAHRSEEQGHQKVLALLEAVPLLDLGLRLGEGTGAALAYPLLQASAEFYNHMASFADAGVTV
- a CDS encoding adenosylcobinamide-GDP ribazoletransferase, which encodes MFSLRYQAQLFCLAVSFFSRLPIPASTPYSDERMNRAGRYFALVGLLLGTLCAAIYSVAAHWFPAQIAVFLVMVCSLMLTGAFHEDGLTDMADGIGGGMTTERRLTIMKDSRIGTYGAATLIMALLGKFIMLSYLATETGLVEVLIVAYTLSRAVAATLIFDMRYVSESDTSKSKPLANAQTVPELLCLIATGALVCLFFTPQSAIALLITAGLFRFAFKAWLNIRLGGFTGDCLGAAQQLMELLIYLILIASIYHQGV
- the cobU gene encoding bifunctional adenosylcobinamide kinase/adenosylcobinamide-phosphate guanylyltransferase; protein product: MAIMSKVSLVLGGARSGKSSFAEKLAQQKLSPGKSLHYVATATAFDEEMQARIQHHQQQRGDHWIEHECPLALPALLSILTSDDVVLIECLTLWLNNLIFSLGERCSHDALEEQIADLMDAVRTCPAELIFVSNEVGLGIVPLGEISRYFVDNAGRMNQQIAAIAEDVTFVAAGLPLKLKEASK
- a CDS encoding histidine phosphatase family protein gives rise to the protein MTTFTITLVRHGKVNGPAALYGSTDVDVQEDINQAIASKIRHQPISFETVISSPLRRCWSLANQLDTEQPLISEPGFQEMHFGLLDGIPFDLVTKDSPEWQQLEQFWQNPASTRLPEAETLEDFYQRVSDCWSQQIARLKGNVLIVTHGGVIRAILADVLGLDWRNPAWYSGLSISNGSITQIQVTHYDNQMYFAVKQIGSVLN
- a CDS encoding aerolysin family beta-barrel pore-forming toxin, coding for MKKQIAPFIFLIPFGHISAAAALETSAFYPEEVEIHYNLGPEVCKADFRPVTRAEALRFRDSIMNKIGKWSYVTLADGWIIMGPGYQGEIKEGSADHTACYPLNAETNILTFPSVTIDEGSKERVEWTLVNDQDNFILPAAYLAHHMGYAWVGGPKGSQVGEDMKVWWDSNANAWKIRGNDGPCEGYRCQDMSTISVKNFSYTMDPKSFKVDGSVVNSNSKLVNTISSTAINKTSIEQQYVIDISYNTSTSWSQNNSYSFSESVAVSSTFKSPNVTGGVDKSIQVTIGATQGWGSTSGGEESNRVTIQARPTVPANSALKVLLNVYRADISYPYVFDADVSYELGFDGFMRWSGNGLLWHPEDRPDFSTTFAIGRFAGQEKSLEFQWDHRDITGMNKTWDWNWIAQNAGSYDTRYWLGKVLSPKKARIKGQFYAEDQFTGELYFEEIPLPQGDSNMATMEKSIKDQLEDAGLTDVQVSVRKESTGV
- a CDS encoding cupin domain-containing protein, whose product is MFILVYAVKAIQLTRIYIMNKCLLTRENIEAFEGIEKTHFLNPKAQRVNKSLGDLTGLTGIGVHLIEVQPGMLTTEFHRHYFEDECVYILEGTAEARIGKHYYSVSAGDFIGYKAGGEAHSLLNTGHTVLKCLVIGQRLPHDVADYPDLGKRIYRNQEMAWNLVDISKIEMPDAGKK
- a CDS encoding DUF3291 domain-containing protein; the protein is MKLAQLNIALSKYPMDAPEIKDFVDNLEPVNSIADQSDGFVWRLQDDSGDATSINAFDNPDMLINMSVWDSVDALKNFMFRTHHREIMRRKSEWFYRSAEDTYVLWWIADDHIPTIEEAKLRLDYLRHNGDSPYAFTFKSNYTPEDAATFKLEV
- a CDS encoding cupin domain-containing protein, which produces MSDKQPLDLKSTCLRLRSDASIEPLTIDDTFWPRLMAGQLGDFHHEYLVSLYDFSEDWPSSEVHPKGDEVVILLAGAATFFLEYPEGVQEVALHEPGSFVFVPQGTWHTAKIKLWARMLFITAGEDTQHRPHK
- a CDS encoding LysE family translocator — its product is MQDFSFLWPILALLTLGAMTPGPSFLLVAQTAMSHSRRHAFAIALGMGCGALIFALLASFGLVTLFTLIPELYITFKVLGGAYLCVLAYRIWKQGNQQSVPSQTQNRQKSSLASFFYGLTTQLSNPKTAMVFSSVFAALLPADVPAMTPFILSTGVFLSNFGWYAIVATVLSTPKAQRLYLRFKRAFCRTAGALLGAFGAKLIVSTTP